Within the Populus trichocarpa isolate Nisqually-1 chromosome 14, P.trichocarpa_v4.1, whole genome shotgun sequence genome, the region TAGAGGCGAGGGCTTGGTTTGTAAGGTTTACAAAACGGGACAATATTGTCTCCGAGGATAACACAAGCGAACCCACATCCTCAAATCTTACAAACGTGGATACTTTCATACAAAAGCAACAGCTCTATTAAGAATTCTTAAAGGGTGACAATAAAAATTCCCAGAAAATAAATTCAGATTGCAGAATgcataaaaaaagtaaagaagcTTCAGacaagatatattaaaataccttGAGAGATTCTCTGATCTCGTCATTGAACTTCTTTCCCCAGATACTAGTCCCTCCTTTGCCTGTCCCTGTTGGATCTCCACCTTGAATCATAAACCCTTTAATATTTCGATGAAATATGGTTCCATCATAATACCCACTAGCACATAGAGCCAAAAAATTctgtaaaaaaatccaaaacaaagccCAAGAACTATAGGTTAAGCTCTTTAACTTAAAACCTACTTCTATTTCTAGGGTTTAAGAACTTGGAAAGAATTTCTAGTTACAAACATAACTCCTAATTACGGCAACAAGTAACAACACTGAATTTAATCTTTCAAGACACAGTTACCGACTGACCTCGGAGGCTTTGGGAACTTCATCACATGCGATTTCGCATTTGATATCCCCAAGATTTGTGTGAAGAGTGACCGACTGCAGAGCAAAGCAGATAAACAATTCGTTTATTAGTTAAACGAGGAATGTAGTTAAGGAGTTCGATGAAATTTCGTAGAGAAAACTAACCATCTGTATGGTCAATTAGCTCACAGATAGGCAAAGCCTGTTTGTTTTCTGGTCCTGGTGGATGCTAACAGCTTCAACA harbors:
- the LOC7464871 gene encoding peptidyl-prolyl cis-trans isomerase CYP18-1; protein product: MSVTLHTNLGDIKCEIACDEVPKASENFLALCASGYYDGTIFHRNIKGFMIQGGDPTGTGKGGTSIWGKKFNDEIRESLKHNARGTLSMANSGPNTNGSQFFINYAKQPHLNGLYSVFGKVIHGFEVLDIMEKTQTGPGDRPLAEIRINRVTIHANPLAG